In the Pleuronectes platessa chromosome 23, fPlePla1.1, whole genome shotgun sequence genome, TGGAATCATCGCCAAAATTAAAAGAGTCCTTTCCTGCTCCGtgtctttccaccaagtttcatgacaTTAGACAATTTAAACTGAATTTATTCTCTTTTTGTCTTCAAGGTCAGGAAGGAATGTAACGGTTTACCTGGGGCGCTTTAACCAGTCAGGTCCAAACCCCAATGAAGTGTCACGGACCATCGCTCAGGCCAAGTGCCATCCGTCATACAACACCCTGACCTTCAACAACGACATATGTCTCCTGAAGCTGTCGTCACCTGTGAACTTTACCAACTACATACAACCTGTTTGTTTGGCTGATGCAAACAGCATCCTCCACTCTGGGGTCAGCACCTGGGTCGCTGGTTGGGGCACCACTCGCCCTAATGGTGAGCTCAAACATTACACAGACCAAAGAGAAACTATGCAGGTGGCTTTTCAATCGGTTAATATGTCAAATCACatcttttgctttgttttgtttcacgCATAAATTTGATGTTAAAGCTGATGTTTGTAATCTCTCCAATTAGGGGGGAACGCCTCCGACACCCTGCAGGAGGCTAATCTGGACATAGTGGGAAACAAAGAGTGTCAGTGCAACAGCATATTTGACATCACGGACAAGATGATCTGCGCTTGGGTCAGAGCGGGCGGAATTGACTCATGTCAGGTGACCAACACTTTTTGTTGCACAGTATTTTGTATGTGATGCTTTGTTTACTGACAGGAGATAAACATGTCTTCACGAGGAGGTGAGAGAAATCCAGGTCCGACACAGATTGTCACGAGGCAGATTTTGTTTCTCACCTTTGTGCAAATAAATGAGGAAAATGGAGGAGAcaatgtttttctctccttgAAACAATTTATATCGAAAGACCATTTGGTGTTGTTTGCCTTAAAGTCCAGCAGGGGGAATTTTACAATTCAATTTAAGCTTGACCTATTGCTCGTAAGACATACGCTTCATAGCAttaactgtatatgaacatggacaacatgactgctcccccataagtgaagccaaagcatctcaatcaCCACCTGGTCAACTTTAATGAGTTATCACAGAGGCAGCACTGACAGAAACTGTCTCAACAACTGTCGTTGGTTTCTTTCAACAGGGAGATGGTGGGGGCGGACTGGTGACAAAGGTTGGTTCAGGCTGGGCCGCGGTTGGAATCGTGAGTTTTGGTAACGGCTGCGCTAAGCCCAACGTCCCGGGGATCTACACCCGTGTGTCCGAGTACATGGAATGGATCAGCAACATCACCGGCAGTGACGAACCTGGCTTTGTTAACGTTTCCTCCACCGGAGtcgacaaagacacaaactttACCTGTTCAACCACAGCACCACCGTATGCTTCCTCTACTCACCCTTACACCCATTACACAACCGATAAGAGCATTTTTGGCGGTGGTGAAAATCTGATCCACTTCACTCACTTCACCTCACTCTGGGTTCTTGCTCTATCGGTCTATGGACTGGTCGGTCATGCATAACATGGAAATGTGACTCTACCGCACGTGTCGCTTATCTTATTGGCTGCAAGAGTTAATGCATAACTACACTGAGTGATGTCATTTCGTGTGATGTCATTTTGTCATGATGACTTCATTCCTGACATATGATGATGAAATCATACAAGCTTTAGGTTAGAGTCCTGCACCCACATCTTTAGAAATGCATTTTCCAACTCCTCCTCTTTGTGACTGTCACTGATCATATGGAGAATCAACTTCTGATCAATATAAACTTGGGATTGTCTCTTTATAATTTGCAGAGATATTTtggaaagggattttttttttttagatgataTATTTGTTCATCTTTGTCTGATCAGCTTCAAGAGTTGATCCAAAAAAAATGTGTTAGGTGAAAATCTGTCAGTGTGTTGAGTAATTTATGCCGATGCTGATTCACAGGGTAAATAAACTGAATCTTTTCTCATGGAACGTGAAGTCATGTTAATCACAAACTGTTTGACTTGGAATAAAACGGACGTTGATTGGTCGAacctgtgttgttgttggttcATGCTGAAAAACCCTTCATCTTAATACAAGGCTGACGCAAAGCTGCGGGTTGTTAAACTAAAAGATTTTCACAGTAATAGTTTTGCTGTTATTGCAAATGAAAAAAGCATGAAAGTGAAGCAATAAATAGAATTCAGACAAAATGTCCGCTCTCCAAAAGGCTTACGAGCTGAAGACGGTGAAACGAGCAAAGTCTTGGTGCTAGATGAGGATATTTTTATACACAAGAACAATGATTTAAACtaaagtaataaaacaaaaacatttcaacaccTAATTTTTTCAAAACCCATGCATCAAAGTGTAAGACGCCTGGTCATTTCTAGAAGGAAAAGCTGCCCCCTAGGGATCATAGAACAGCTGTGAAATGGTCTGAACGCAGTTTGTGCTCGAGAGCAGAGGTATTCAATGTGTTTCAGTTCAAGGACCAccaaactgatggagagatggagcagggacgcCCTACTATATATTGtacaaaaattgtgttttttattaaactgggcctaggtTCATGAATAAACATAgttaccctgttattgtgcattcaatactaagctattcaaataatacacaggttcatatattaaacatgtgcaaggtacagggtggccgtTCCACTACCATTTATAAAcctacactaccgttcaaaagtttggggtcacttagaaatgtccttattattcaaataaaagcacagtttttttcaatgaaaataacattaaattaatcagaaatacactctttACATTGTTGATGTGGTTAAGACTGTTCTAGGTGGAAAAGTCTGGTTTTTAAGGAAATATCTACAAATgtgtatagaggcccatttccagcacatatcactccagtgttctaatggtacattgtgtttgctaatcgcctCAGAAGACTAATTGATGATTAGAAAGCCCTTGAAAAACCCTTGTGCAATTATGTTAGCACAGCCAAAAACTGTTAAGCTGGTaagagaagctataaaactggccttcttttgagctagttgagtatctggagcatcacatttgtgcGTTCGATTATACTCTCAAAATTgccagaaaaagaaaactttCATGTGTAACTcgccagtctattcttgttcttagaaattaAGGGTGTTCCATGCGAGAAATTACGAAGAAACTGAAAATTTCCTACAACAGTGTgaactactcccttcagagaacagcacaaactaaacctaaatctaatcagagtaaaaagagaaatgggagaccccggtgcacaactcagcaagaagacaagtatattagaatctctagtttgagaaattgACACCTTAaaaggtcctcaactggcagcttctttgaatggtacccgcaaaacgccagtgtcaacgtctacagtgaagaggcgactcTGGGAggctggccttctaggcagagtggcaaagaataagccatatctgagactggccaatacaAATAAAGATTGATATGGTCAAggaacacagacattggacagatGAAGATTGGAAAAAGAAATTATGGACAGaagaatcaaagtttgaggtgtttggatcacaaagaagaacatttgtgagacgcagaacaggtgaaaagatgctggaagagtcctgacgccatctgtcaagcatggtggaggtcatgtgatggtctgtggctgctgtggtgctggtaaagtgggagatttgtgCAAGGTAAAagtgattttaaataaggaaggctatcactccattttgcaacgccatgccataccctgtggacagcgcttgattggagctAATTTCCTCCttcaacaggacaatgacccaaagcacacctccaaattatgcaagaactatttagggaagaagcaggcaggtctgctgtctgtaatggagtggtACGGTCAACCcagcttgaccgtatggtaTGCAAGAAatgcccatcaagccaatccaacttgtgggaggaGCTTCATGAAGCGTTgggtgaaatttctacagattacctcaacaaatgaacagctagagtgccaaaggtctgcaatgctgtaattgATGCAACAGGAGCATTCTttgacgaaagcaaagtttgaagaacaaattaatatttcaaataaaaatcattatttctaaccttgtcaatgtcttgactatattttctatccattttgcaactcatttgataaataaaagtgtgagttttcatggaaaacatgaaattgtctgggtgaccccaaacttttgaacggtagtgtacatcttgcatacaacactgagctattaaaataattcacagattcctgtttttattttaaacataaatgtagaagggacagtgaatcctcaagccaccTGTGGATGGTGCAAACACTCCAGcattagtgagatgtctgaACCGAACCAGTAGCACACAACTAATccaaccttggacggatggaggttgtcaggcagagggtcgtATCAGCCTCAGGCTGCAGTCTTGAcctggatttgtttttcaggtCGGTGAGTGAGGAAAATACACTTCGCAAAGATATGTGGTTGCAAAGGgctgactgaaagataaagTCATCTACCTCCTTTTATCCATttgctacaatatgttggaCTGATTttcatgtgtatttaaagacattttaatttttcaAGAAAAATTTGTTGGAAAAGAaaatttttaatataaaaaactgtCTTATCAACCAACAATGTCACGACCGCCCTGCAGTACCTCTGCGGACCCCCTAAGGGTCACAGACCCCCTATTGAATACCTCTGCTCTCGAGTGTGAGCTGCAGCTCTCTCCTCTGGATCAAGTCAGAGTCAAACTGAGGGTCACACATGTGTCTGAaggtaaaatgtttaatttaaaggaTGAAGTGCTCCTCCCcggaagtaaaaataaataaataaatccacctgctggttagtggacgacccgctctaccccaCTGCCATGCCAGTATGAAATTCATATTAAATTGTGAGGGATTGGTGCCCTGCACCTTTCAGTCCCCCGTTCAGCCTCCAATGAGCGTGGATTGAGTCACGTTCCTTCAAGACCGAGCATGTGAGTAATGACTGTGTTTTACAAGAACTGGTCCTAGAAGAATGAGGAAAAAATACTGAAGGGATTAATTGGAACTTGGTCGAACAAAGGACAAAAGGAATCTGTTAACATTTGACTCATATTGCGACAATCACACAGATCCTGGAATTTGGTTCCACTTTACGGGATTCTAACAGATTTCTCTGGGAGTTTAGAGGAATCATATCTgtgagcttgattgaatttaagggaaggAAGCGTTGGGCCACCGACTCAAATTAAGACTTGTGGGGGAATGCCACTTCACTCCTCTCGGACTCGCAGCTGTCAATGCACCTAATGAGTCACCCAGGCTGAGGGCATCAGGAAAAACTAGTTTGTCTTGATCGAGTTCTAGGTCAGAGATAACAGGTCTCAAACTGTTACGTAAAGCGGCTGGAGAAAAGAACAAGTGATGGTTTGATAGAAGGTGTGACAGTGTGGGAGGAGCTTGACATCAGGAGTGAACTACTTAACGCTGAGGACAGAGTGAAGGAGACACAGTAAACATGGCTCTCCAACAGGCTGTGTCTGTCACAACCGTGACAATCCTTCTCCTGTGCACAGGTGAGACagatgttttgaaaatcgtaaatattttacaaaaaatgaataaatactgaACCTCTTATTGGTTGGTGCTGCAAAGGGCCAGTCATCCTGTGCCACACCCTGAACACCACTTTCATgctttctcctctctgttttaATTTTCAGAATGTAGATCAGCGTTGAGTAAGTGCAACTTTACAAACTCTTCCAagtttaaaagctgttttaagTCAGATATAGAAAATGTTTTATGCAcattatttcatgtttaatttTGGTCTCATGTCTTTTGTCAGCCTGCGGCCAGGCTCCCATCAACACCAGGATCATAGGCGGTCAAACTGCGACTCCAGGAGATTGGCCCTGGCAGGTTTCTTTGGTCTTGGTTGGAACACACAGATGTGGGGGGTCACTGATTAACGACCAGTGGGTGATGACAGCTGCACACTGCATTACAGGGTGAGTATTTAGAAACAAATCTCGTGCCGCCTTCTCCGGACTATATTCTACTGTGGGAACATCCAGTTATCGATCtatctgtatctgtctgtctgtctctctgtctccgtctctgtctgcgtctgtctcattctctctcactctctgtctgtctctctgtctcactctctctttctgtctctttctctctctgtctctgtctctcaataTTCAACgacatttttgcatttttcctAATATCGTGCagctatatatatgtatatatatatatatatgtcaatGGTCAGATTCACTCTTTCAGCTGTTTCTATTGATATTTGTTGAGCTCTAACCAGGTGTCAAGACGTGTTTGTAACTCAGAGTGCAGACAGCAGGCAGCTCGACCAGCCACATTCCGTCTGTGACACGCTGGTATGTCTCTGTTACACAACAGGCTCTGTGGGAAATTCTTATCACGGCTAAAGATTACAAGATTAACTCTTTTCAAAAAGTTTTCCGACAGTGTCAAACgaatgaaaagaaagaggaacagTCATTTTAATCTTGGTATGTGTCTCCATATCTTTTTTTGGATCTGTGCAAAGAAAAAACCTGTTCGTGCTGAGTTTGTGTTCTCTTCTCACTTCATCACTGCTGCCTGTGGGTGTTGAACTTTCATAAAAGAAAGCAAACAATTAAAGTTAATGAGCAAAAGCTTTAagaagttaaaaagaaaaagtgaggaAGAAGGATCTGTCCATTTCGTTTATTCCTTTGGTCAATTCAACTAAAACTCAGTAGAACGCCCACCTCTGGCAACAGTTCCCTTCTTAAACTACTCTATAAAGAGTTTTGGGATCTGCAAAATGCACAAACTCATATTCCCCAAAACTCTTTCCAATAACAGCCATGAACTGTTGGGTGGAGAATCTGTGAAAAAGTCCagacacactttctctctcactaTAGAAAGTGCggaaataaatcctggatcagTGGAATCATCACCAAAATTAAAGCAGTTCTTTCCTGCTCCGTGTCTTTCCAACAAGTTTCATGACATTAGACaatttaaacagattttattCTCTTTTTGACTTCAAGGTCAGGAAGTGGTGTAACGGTTTACCTGGGGCGCTTTAACCAGTCAGGTCCAAACCCCAATGAAGAGTCACGGACGATCCTTCAGGCCAAGTGCCATCCGTCATACAGCACCCTGACCAACGAGAACGACATATGTCTCCTGAAGCTGTCGTCACCTGTGAACTTTACCAACTACATACAACCTGTTTGTTTGGCTGATGCAAACAGCATCCTCCAATCTGGGGTCAGCACCTGGGTCGCTGGTTGGGGCAACACTCGCCCTAATGGTGAGCTCAAACATTACACAGACCAAAGAGAAACTTTGCAGTTGGCTTTTCAATCGGTTAATATGTCAAATCAAATCTTTTGCTTGGTTTTGTTTCACGCATAAATTTGATATTAAAGCTGATGTTTGAAATCTCTCCAATTAGGGGCAAGCGCCTCCGACACCCTGCAGGAGGCTAATCTGGACATAGTGGGAAACGAAGAGTGTCAGCGCAACAGCATATTTGACATCACAGACAAGATGATCTGCGCTTGGGTCCGAGCGGGCGGAATTGACTCATGTCAGGTGACCAACACTTTTTGTTGcacaatattttgtgtgtgatgCTTTGTTTGCTGACAGGAGATAAAAATGTCTTCATGAGGAGTTGAGAGAAATCCAGGTCAGACACAAATTGTCACGAGGCAGATTTTATTTCTCAGCTTTGTGCAAATAAATGAGGAAAGTGGAGGTTTACAATTCACTATCAGCTTGACCTGTTGCTTGTAAGACATACGCTTCACAGCATTAACTGtagatgaagatggacgacatgactgctccccctTAATTGAAGCCAAGCAGATCAATCACCACCTGGTCAACTTTAATGAGTTATCACCGAGGCAGCACAGAAAGAAACTGTCTCAACAACTGTCGTTGGTTTCTTTCCACAGGGAGACTCAGGGGGCGGACTGGTGACAAAGGTTGGTTCAGGCTGGGCCGCGGTTGGAATCGTGAGTTTTGGTGACGGCTGCGCTAAGCCCAACGTCCCAGGGATCTACACCCGTGTGTCAGAGTACATGGAATGGATCAGCATCATCACCGGCAGTGACGAGCTAGGCTTTGTTAACGCTTCCTCCAATGGAGTCGACAAAGACTCAAACTTTACCAGTTCAACCACAGCACCACCGACCGCTTCCTCTACCCAAACACTCTTCACCAATCACACCCGCCCCTCAACCATGCCCGTAACTGTGACCCGCCCCTCAACcatgcccgtaaacttcacccaccctcaTACCCGCCCCTCGACCATGCCCGTAAACGTCACCCACCCTCATACCCGCCCCTCAACCATACCCGTAATTGTCACCCATCCCTCAACcatgcccgtaaacttcaccAACCCTCACACCCGCCCCTCAACCATGCCCGTAAACGTCACCCACCCTCATACCCGCCCCTCAACCATACCCGTAATCGTCACCCATCCCTCAACCATGCCCGTAAACTTTACCCATCCTCACACCCGCCCCTCAACCTtgcccgtaaacttcacccaTCCTCACACCCGCCCCTCAACCATGCCCGTAAACGTCACCCACCCTCATACCCGCCCCTCAACCTtgcccgtaaacttcacccaTCCTCACACCCGCCCCTCAACcatgcccgtaaacttcacccaTCCTCACACCCGCCCCTCAACCATGCCCGTAAACGTCACCCACCCTCATACCCGCCCCTCAACcatgcccgtaaacttcacccGCCCCACAACcatgcccgtaaacttcacccGCCCTCACACCCGCCCCTCAACCATGCCCGTAAACGTCACCCAGCCCTCAACcatgcccgtaaacttcacccaccctcaTACCCTGCCCTCAACCACCCCCGTAAACGTCACCCACTCTCACACCCGCCCCTCAACCATGCCCGTAAACGTCACCCACTCTCACACCCGCCCCTCAAGCACGCCCataaacttcacccaccctcaCACCCGCCCCTCAACCTTGCCCGTAAACATCACCAACCCTCACACCCACCCCCCAACCACAGACCATCTCATAACCGACGATAAGAGCATTTTTTGCGGGAGTGAAAATCTGATCCACTTCACTCACTTCACCTCACTCTGGGTACTTGCTCTATCGCTCTATGTACTGGTCGGACATGCATAACATGAAAATGCGACACTATGCAcataattaaatacattaataCACTGTGTGATGTAATTTCGTGACTTGAAGAtccttgaatacaattttgaaactaacaatttagtagcattTTAATGGCACTTACAAAGcactttttttgcttttattgaagaaattgtactttcttgattcttgtcgttctgggtttgtaccctcgggttgatgcacttattgtaagtcactttggataaaagtgtcagctaaatgtaatgtaatgatgaCGTCCTACCTAacatatgatgatgatgatgaaatcaTACAAGCTTTAGGTTAGAGTCCTGCACACAcatctttaaaaatgtttttcaactCCTCTTCTTTGTGACTGACACTGATCATATGGAGAATAATCTTCTGATCAATATAAGCTTTGGAATGTCTCGATATAACTTGTAACtaatgttttttagtttttcagagGTTATATTTGTTCATCTTTGTCTGATCAGCTCCAAGAGTCAATCAAGAAATGATGTGTTTGGTAAAAATCTTTCTGTGTGTTGAGTAATTTTATGCTGATGCTGATTCGCAGGGTAAATAAACTGAAACTTTTCTCATGGAACGTGAAGTCATGTTAATCACAAACTGTTTGACTTGGAATAAAATGGACGTTGATTGGTCAAAcctgtgttgttgttgggaCAGGGAGCGTACAAAGGCTTTTATGCTGAAAAACCCTTCATCTTAATACACGGCTGACGCAAAGCAGCCGGTTGTTGAACTAAAAGATTTTCACAGTAATAGTTTTGCTATTAttgcaaatgaaaaaacatgaaagTGAAGAAGCTAAATAGAATTCAGACAAAATGTCCGCTGTCCAAATGGCCTACCAGCTGAAGACGGTGAAACGAGCAAAGACTTGGTGCTAGATGAGGATTTGTTTATACACAAGAACAATGAATTtaactaaaacaataaaacaaacacatttcaacacCTAATTTTTTCAAAACACTTGCATCAAACTGTAAAGACGCCTGGTCAGGTTTAGAAGGAAACGCTGCCCCCTAGGGATCATAGAACAGCTGTGAAATGGGCTGAACTCAGTTTGTGCTCTTGAGCAGGGGTCTTTAACGTTTTTCAGTTCAAGGaccccaaactgatggagagatggagcagggacgccctactatatattgtataaaattgtgttttatattaaactgggcctataaacatagctaccctgttattgtgcattcaatactaagctattcaaataatacacaggttcatatattaaacatgtgcaaggtacagggtggaAGTGCAACTACCAttcataaacatacatcttgcatacaacactgaggtattaaaataattcacagattcctgtttttattttaaacatacatgtagaaggcACAGTGACTCCACAAGCCacctgtggatggcacacacactccagcatttcagtcggacaactcacgttcgaacatttattgcagcattacaacagatttagtgtttggcgtctaggctcgaACTTAATTACttccccatatgattacacaggaatgattggagtgatgagcaaatacttgtaaccccgcattggagcctacaggtggatgctagggtggtggaggggctgaagcaacaggtggcaataatgcagcagcagtgcgagcaagaggggttgatgggaaatgtctctctggttaaatagaccacctgataaaatgggtgtgtgttgttgatggttgtggagagtgaggagtGTCACATgatatatgtcacatgatgtatgtaacatgattggcgcagcgcagcttgAGTTGCCTGCCAAAACTAACTCGCTGGCAAagccacattagtgagatgtctgaACCTGACGAGTAGCACACAACTAATccaaccttggacggatggaggttgtccgGCAGAGGATCTTATCAGCCTCAGGCTGCAGTCTTGACCTGGGTTTGTTTTTCAGGTCGGTGAGTGAGGAAAATACACTTTCGCAAAGATATGTCGTTGCAAAGGGCTAACGgaaagataacgtcttctgcctccTTTTATCAATttgctacaatatgttggattcatttacatgtgtatttaaagacatttgtgaaaaaaaattgactaatcaatcaaatatttcaCGACcgccctgcagtacctccgcgggcCCCCTAGGGGTCACAGACACCaagttgaagacctctgctctcGAGTGTGAGCTGCAGCTCTCTCCTCTGGATCAAGTCAGAGTCAAACTGAGGGTCACACATGTGTGTGAagggaaaatgttttattaaaggaTGAAGTGCTCCTCCCcggaagtaaaaataaataaataaatccacccgctggttagtggacgacccgctctaccccaCTGCCATACCAGGATGAAATTCATATTAAATTGTGAGGGACTGGCGTCCTCAACCTTTCAAACCCCCGCTCAGCCTCCAATGAGCGTGGATTGAGTCACGTTCCTTCAAGACCGAGCATGTGAGtaatgaatgtattttacaagAACTGGTCCTTAAAGAACGAGGAAAAATGGGGATTTTAATGGAACTTGGTTGAACATGGGCGAAAGGAATCTGTTAACATTTGACTCGTATTGCGACAATCACACAGATCCTGGAATTTGGTTCCACTTTACGGGATTCTAACAGATTTCTCTGGGAGTTTAGAGGAATCATATCTGTGAGCTTGATTGAATCTAAGGGAAGGAAGCGTTGGGCCACCGACTCAAATTAAGACTTTTGGGGGAATGCCACTTCACTCCTCTCGGACTGGCAGCTGTCAATGCACCTAATGCGTCACTACTCAGTAGTACTGCGAACATGCATCAAGACAAACGTGTTTGTCTTGATGCATTTTCTAGGTCGGAGATCACAGGTCTCAAACTGTTACGTAAAGCGGTCGGATTGAAGAACAATTAAGTGATGGTTAGATGGAAGGTGTGACAGTGTGGGAGGAGCTTGACATCAGGAGTGAACTACTTAACGCTGAGGACAGAGTGAAGGAGACACAGTAAACATGGCTCTCCAaaagtctgtgtctgtcttaaCCGTGACAATCCTTCTCCTGTGCACAGGTGAGACAGATGTTTATTAGTATTCGGTTCAGATCAATAATGAAGTTCGAAATGCCAGTCATCCTGTGCCACACCCTGAACACCACTTTCATgctttctcctctctgttttaATTTTCAGGATGTCGATCAGCGTTGAGTAAGTGCAACTTTACAAACCATTCTACGTTTAATAGCTGTTTTAAGTCAGATATACAACATTTTCTATGCAcattatttcatgtttaatttTGGTCTCATGTCTTTTGTCAGCCTGCGGCCAGGCTCCCGTCAACACCAGGATCATAGGCGGTCAAACTGCGACTCCAGGAGATTGGCCCTGGCAGGTTTCTTTGGTCTCGTTTGGAAGACACAGATGTGGGGGGTCACTGATTAACGACCAGTGGGTGATGACAGCTGCACACTGCATCTCAGGGTAAGTTTTTAGAAACAAATCTCTAGCCGCCTTCTCCGGACTATATTCTACTGTGGGAACATCCAGTTATCGATCtatctgtatctgtctgtctgtctgtctgtctccctccctctctgtccgtctgtctgtctctctctcgctctgtgtgtgtctctctttctcctctctatctgtgtctgtctctttgtttccctctctgtgtcattctctctctctgtctttctctctctgtttctcaatATTCAACGAAATTTCTGCCATTTTTCCTAATATCTTGcagccatatatatatatatatatgtcaatGGTCAGATTTCCCCTTTTAGCTGTTTCTAGTGATATTTGTTGACCTCAATCCAGGAGTCAACAAGTGTTTTTAACTCAGAGTGTGCACAGCTCGACCAGCCACATTCCCTCTGTGACACGCTGCTATGTCTCTGTGACACAACACGCTCTGTGGGAAGTTCTCATCACGGCTTACATTACAGGAAATAACTCTTTTTTTCAAAAGGTTCACAGACCGTAGGGGTGGGAATTGGCTAAAATGTCACGATTCTATAGTATTGCGATATTTGGGCCACGATTCCATATTATTGCGATTCTTAACATATTGtgattagggatgggcataattaatcgacgatcgattaattgaccattaagaatttcctcgatgaaataattttcacgctaattacacatttgaccacggggggcagtgtttgaaaaaaacgccacagtcctactcagtttcctgcgactggctgcgagttaccgtgtagttccatttccaaagtaaacatgaagaggtcacggcgaagtgttgcatgggaccattttgagttaaaaaatgacttggttcactgccaacactgcgaagctatcccagaggctgggggag is a window encoding:
- the LOC128430038 gene encoding chymotrypsinogen A gives rise to the protein MALQKSVSVLTVTILLLCTGCRSALTCGQAPINTRIIGGQTATPGDWPWQVSLVLFGTHRCGGSLINDQWVMTAAHCITGSGRNVTVYLGRFNQSGPNPNEVSRTIAQAKCHPSYNTLTFNNDICLLKLSSPVNFTNYIQPVCLADANSILHSGVSTWVAGWGTTRPNGGNASDTLQEANLDIVGNKECQCNSIFDITDKMICAWVRAGGIDSCQGDGGGGLVTKVGSGWAAVGIVSFGNGCAKPNVPGIYTRVSEYMEWISNITGSDEPGFVNVSSTGVDKDTNFTCSTTAPPYASSTHPYTHYTTDKSIFGGGENLIHFTHFTSLWVLALSVYGLVGHA
- the LOC128430035 gene encoding uncharacterized protein LOC128430035, producing MALQQAVSVTTVTILLLCTECRSALTCGQAPINTRIIGGQTATPGDWPWQVSLVLVGTHRCGGSLINDQWVMTAAHCITGSGSGVTVYLGRFNQSGPNPNEESRTILQAKCHPSYSTLTNENDICLLKLSSPVNFTNYIQPVCLADANSILQSGVSTWVAGWGNTRPNGASASDTLQEANLDIVGNEECQRNSIFDITDKMICAWVRAGGIDSCQGDSGGGLVTKVGSGWAAVGIVSFGDGCAKPNVPGIYTRVSEYMEWISIITGSDELGFVNASSNGVDKDSNFTSSTTAPPTASSTQTLFTNHTRPSTMPVTVTRPSTMPVNFTHPHTRPSTMPVNVTHPHTRPSTIPVIVTHPSTMPVNFTNPHTRPSTMPVNVTHPHTRPSTIPVIVTHPSTMPVNFTHPHTRPSTLPVNFTHPHTRPSTMPVNVTHPHTRPSTLPVNFTHPHTRPSTMPVNFTHPHTRPSTMPVNVTHPHTRPSTMPVNFTRPTTMPVNFTRPHTRPSTMPVNVTQPSTMPVNFTHPHTLPSTTPVNVTHSHTRPSTMPVNVTHSHTRPSSTPINFTHPHTRPSTLPVNITNPHTHPPTTDHLITDDKSIFCGSENLIHFTHFTSLWVLALSLYVLVGHA